A genomic window from Candidatus Marinimicrobia bacterium CG08_land_8_20_14_0_20_45_22 includes:
- a CDS encoding abortive phage infection protein produces MGSDDLFRKRKLAAQKALQRKTDLRAGYENILIVCEGEKTEPKYFRAFSVNKANLEVYGEGLNTKSLIRFADKKVKEAERKSEYYDQVWCVFDKDSFSDEKFNTAIQMAEAKGYKVAYSNEAFEFWYVLHFEYLNADLPRERYYSILDEKLGFKYEKNNPDMYSILLSRQKTAIRNAETLLKQYNPDTTPSDKKPSTTVHMLVLELIKYQ; encoded by the coding sequence ATGGGAAGTGATGACCTTTTTAGAAAGCGGAAATTAGCCGCTCAAAAAGCGTTACAGCGTAAAACCGATTTACGTGCCGGTTATGAGAATATTTTGATCGTATGTGAAGGTGAAAAAACCGAACCTAAGTATTTCCGTGCTTTCAGTGTTAATAAGGCGAATCTTGAAGTATATGGTGAAGGATTAAATACTAAATCATTGATAAGATTCGCAGATAAAAAAGTCAAGGAAGCAGAAAGAAAATCTGAATATTACGATCAGGTCTGGTGCGTTTTCGATAAAGATTCTTTTTCTGATGAGAAGTTTAACACCGCGATCCAGATGGCGGAAGCAAAAGGATATAAAGTTGCTTATTCAAACGAGGCTTTTGAATTCTGGTACGTTTTACATTTTGAATATTTAAATGCCGATCTTCCGCGAGAACGATATTATTCAATCTTAGATGAAAAACTTGGATTCAAATATGAGAAAAACAATCCCGATATGTACTCGATCTTACTAAGCCGTCAGAAGACGGCCATAAGAAACGCTGAGACTTTGTTAAAACAGTACAATCCGGATACAACACCATCGGATAAGAAGCCTTCCACGACTGTTCACATGCTAGTACTGGAGTTAATCAAATATCAGTAA